From Spirochaetota bacterium:
AAGTTATCGAAATATTCCAGCATGTCAAAGGCCTTCTGGACATACTCGTATGAATAACCCGAGAAGTACGCGGAGCCGCCCCTCTTCACGAAGCGCCTGAGGGAGCGCGCGACCTTCTCCTTGTCCACCTCGTAAAAATCCGGCTTCAGCGCCACGGATTTGAACCTGAAATTATTGGCATAGACGTCCAGCATCTCCTCGATCGGGTAATCGACGCCGCTGGGCACGAAGAGGGCCCGGTAGGGCGCGATTTTTTCCGGCCGTTCCAGGTCGCGGTACACCAGGAGATCGTGGGGTATCCGAAAGGAGGTCAGCACCTTGTCCACGTCATCGTACCTGCTCTGGACCACGGCGACCCGGTTGCGGGGCCTGGCCGGCTTCTTTCGGATAGCCTTCGGCTTTGCGAAAACATCCCCCGCGATAACGACGGCAAGGGTTATTGCCGCGACGAATTGAATCGATTTCTTTTTCATTGGTGTTTGCCGATCGTTTGGAGGGGACAATCTACACAAAGCGTCCGGGATTATCAATACTTTTATGGAATATTCATAGCACGTCAAGATTTCACACCCATCCCGGAATACCGGGATTCGTCGAAATGACAGTTCCATATTCGGTATTTTTATTAGAAGCCATCTCATTAATATGAAATAATAACCATGTTTGTCATTGCGAGGAGCACAGCGACGAAGCATGCCTCGACAGTTCGACAGGCTCACTGCAACGCTTCGCTCGGCAACCGTCGTTGACCGGATGGTCCCCGAGCCCAGTCGAGGGGCGCTTCGCTTCACTCGCGATGACAAGCAAGATAGCGATTAACTGTATTTCTGAGAAGTCTACCAGTAATTTTGTAATAACTTTATCGCCCGGAGATAACAGCAATCACAAGGCCGCTTATGGACGACACTTTATTCAATTATGGCTTGACAAAGTTATTATTGACGATAAAATCCTTTCTCACGATCAACCATAAAGGCACCGGTGAAATGCATTCTCGCTTTTTTACTTCTTTCGGATATACTGAGTCTCTCTTCAATGGAAACACATCAATTCAAGAAACTGATTCAGAGTCAATGGACAATGACCCTGCATATAAAAAATATTAATACAAGGAGAGTCTAATGAAAAAAATCAAGGTGTCACTGGCGGCCGTTTCAGCTATCATGTTTCTCGTATCTGCAATGGCCGCGCATAATTGCGAAGCTGCGTCAAAGTTCGCCAAGGGAATGACCGTGGCGGCGAAATGGACCGATGACAACTATTACCTGGCGAAGATCAAAGCCGTCAACGGGGACAAGTACGATGTCGACTATGCAGACGGAACGAAGGGAACCGTCACCGCGGACCAGATAAAGGAAATCCCGGCGAAGCCCAAGCTCGCCAAGGGCGACAAGGTGCTTGCGGTCTGGGCCGGGGCCAAATTCTACAGCGGCACCGTGGTAGAGGTTAAGCCGAACGGCGCCATTGTCAAATGGGACGACGGCAGCTCTCCCTCCTTCGCTCCTTTCGGAAAGATAATCAAGTAATCATCACGCCGGCGGGAGCGCGTGGCGCCACCGGCGTTCCCGCCGCTGCTTTATCGTACCTTTTTATACTGACGTTCTGATCACACCCCCTGCTCCCGGCCGGCGCGGTAGTGATACAAATACGTTAAGATAAGCTGATTCTGACGCACGATGTTCAGGGCGCGCTGCGATCAATTATTGAGGATTTCAGCCCGGTGGTATCTCTACCGCTTGAAGAGCTTGAGGAGCCATTCGATCACTTTCACGAAAAGCCCGTGGCCCTGGTAGAGATCGATGTTGTTTTTTTGCGCCAGCTCCTGGATATGGTTGTTGGCGTCGACCGGCGTCGCCAGGGTCACCCGCTGGTGGAGCGCGGAGGCGAATATCGGTCCGAAGCCTTTCTGCTTCATGGTTTCGATCAATACATCATCCAGCCTGCCCCGATCGTCCTTCAGTGTTAGATAATCGAACATACAATTGGCGCAAAAATACTTGCCCTGCCTCTCGACAAGGAGGCCTGATTTCCCGCACTGGGGGCATGAGATGTAAATTGTTGAATGATTTTCCATAACTATCACTCCTTGTTAATGATTTTGGAGTTCCTCAAGCCTGCCCGTATCTTATAATTTATCGAGTATGAAACTCAGAGATTATTTCTACAGAGCCTTGTATCCCCGGCCCAGTCATTTCACGACAAGGCTATTCACCTGCGAGTTCCGGTTATTATCGAGGGAAGGCAGCGGGGTCCATGTCCCGTTTATCCAGTATCCGGCAATCTTGACTCCCGAGCTGTTCTCACAATAACCGCCGGCATACACCGTGTTCCCTTCCACCACAATTGACAGGACCCGCGATTCCCGGGTCGCATCAAGCGGCGGCAGCGGGTTCCATGCCCCGTTCTCCCAGTACCCGGGAAGAGCCGAGGAGGCGGCGGTGTTGCATTTTCCGCCGATATACACATCGTTTCCGGACAGGGCAATGGTCAAGGCCATGCCGCCCAATGCGGCATCAAGGACCGGAAGGGCGGTCACAAAGCCATTAAGCCAGTACACGGGAGTCCATTGTGCTTCGGTGCTCATTCCACAGGCATGGATATTTTTCCCGGATATCGCCAGAGAACGAACTTCCCCGGCATCTGTCGGCTTCAGTGCGGGTAAAGTAATCAGGGTCCCGTTTTTCCAGATGCAGGGTATCCCCAGGTAGGCGGCTGGCAATGCAGGAGGCGGTGGAGTCACGTAAACACTCCTTCCTGCAGCATAGACATCATCCCCTGATACCACCATGGCAGAAACCGAGGAAAAATTTGTATTGCTTGCAATCGCAGGAAGCCCGATCCAGTCGTTATTTTTCCAATACCCGGCATTTGTAATATCGAACATATTGGTGCTTTCGCCTCCAGCGTACATGTCCCCATTTAAAATAACCATCGTAATGACTTGAGAACCGTGGGCCGTGTCAAGAGGCATGAGCCAGTTCCAATCACCGTTTTTCCAGTACCCGGATACCCACACGTCACTGCCATATCTTGAGTATCCGCCTGCATAAACCGTATCCTGCGTCACTACTATCGAGTTCAGGGCTGAGTGTTTCGTCGCATCAAGGGGCGTCAATTCATTCCAAACCCCGTTCTTCCAATACCCTGCCGCCATGACCCCGGAGCTGTTCGTGCTGAAACCTGCCGCATACACGCCTGCGTTGTTAAGCGCCAGGGCAAGGAGACCCGTCCCCGCCTTGTCGTTGTTTTCCTTTTTATCGCAGGAAGTGATTGATGGAATGCCCAACAGAACGGCGAACAGGAAAGGAAAAACGGTCTTGATTTTCAAACTGTGCGGGAAATTATTGAACAACGCATACCCCCTTTTCCAAACAGAGCGATCATTGATTTTTAGATGGATCCTATTATGATTTTGGTGGTGATGTTATCTGTCAAGTTGAAATTCACTCATAAAAAACGGATCCGTAAAGAGCTTCCAATGATTCTTTTTCTGATGCTTTTCCTCATTTTTACTTGACTATATATGTATATATGATTATATGTTCATATATTATATAATTAAGGGTAAACCCATGAACAGGGCTGGACAGAGCG
This genomic window contains:
- a CDS encoding DUF4537 domain-containing protein translates to MKKIKVSLAAVSAIMFLVSAMAAHNCEAASKFAKGMTVAAKWTDDNYYLAKIKAVNGDKYDVDYADGTKGTVTADQIKEIPAKPKLAKGDKVLAVWAGAKFYSGTVVEVKPNGAIVKWDDGSSPSFAPFGKIIK